Proteins from a genomic interval of Pantanalinema sp.:
- a CDS encoding F0F1 ATP synthase subunit delta, whose product MRNQAVAQRYAEALFQVASAQGILDTVDAQLADLTQVLGENSELANFLANPIVEASDKKQVVTQLFSGKVDAMVFNTMLLMFDKKRGDAIAALHETFRTLFNDYRKRTKVRVVSALPMDEQEVAGIKRELAKATSREIEMDVAIDPEIIGGLVVSIGDQVIDSSLKGRLQSLARTLA is encoded by the coding sequence ATGCGCAATCAAGCTGTAGCCCAGCGTTACGCCGAGGCCCTGTTCCAGGTCGCTTCGGCCCAGGGCATCCTCGACACGGTGGACGCTCAGCTCGCCGACCTCACGCAGGTCCTCGGCGAGAACTCCGAGCTTGCGAACTTCCTGGCGAATCCCATCGTCGAGGCCTCGGACAAGAAGCAGGTCGTCACCCAGCTCTTCTCGGGCAAGGTCGACGCCATGGTCTTCAACACCATGCTGCTGATGTTCGACAAGAAGCGCGGCGACGCCATCGCCGCGCTGCATGAGACCTTCCGCACCCTGTTCAACGACTACCGCAAGCGCACCAAGGTGCGCGTCGTCAGCGCCCTGCCCATGGACGAGCAGGAAGTGGCCGGCATCAAGCGCGAGCTCGCCAAGGCGACCTCCCGCGAGATCGAGATGGACGTCGCCATCGACCCCGAGATCATCGGCGGGCTGGTGGTCTCCATCGGTGACCAGGTCATCGACAGCAGCCTGAAGGGCCGCCTGCAATCACTCGCCCGTACCTTGGCCTAG
- the atpB gene encoding F0F1 ATP synthase subunit A yields the protein MSQAFLLAEAESAEHGAPAAEHGAEHGAAASHAGGHGAGHTAELSIIPDHWKMETPYGVVHVDTVLSTVFAMAIALIAFGMLGRSVAMRPADVKVKRASAIEQILGFIQKILDDFVGKGSSKYLWYVGSLFIFILVANWLSLLPWAAWQLSGLANGLASALHVNAPHGLVYHAPTADLNTTVALALLSLAMYWVAGIAKNGVVGFLGHHWFAKPAVLFPLRMLEDITRPVSLALRLFANILAGHIVGTVLLGMALVGAAALLPLEMFVGAIQAFIFATLSASYIGGAVQEHH from the coding sequence TTGTCACAAGCATTCTTGCTGGCTGAAGCGGAGAGCGCCGAGCACGGCGCCCCCGCCGCCGAGCACGGGGCCGAGCACGGGGCTGCCGCCTCGCACGCCGGGGGTCACGGCGCCGGCCACACCGCCGAACTGAGCATCATTCCCGACCACTGGAAGATGGAGACCCCCTACGGCGTGGTCCACGTGGACACCGTCCTCTCCACCGTCTTCGCCATGGCGATCGCCCTGATCGCCTTCGGGATGCTCGGCCGTTCGGTCGCCATGCGCCCGGCGGACGTCAAGGTCAAGCGCGCGAGCGCCATCGAGCAGATCCTGGGCTTCATCCAGAAGATCCTCGACGACTTCGTCGGCAAGGGCTCGAGCAAGTACCTCTGGTACGTGGGCTCGCTCTTCATCTTCATCCTGGTGGCCAACTGGCTGTCCCTGCTGCCCTGGGCGGCGTGGCAGCTCTCGGGGCTCGCCAACGGCCTGGCTTCGGCGCTCCACGTCAACGCGCCCCACGGCCTGGTCTACCACGCCCCCACCGCGGACCTCAACACCACCGTGGCCCTGGCCCTTCTGAGCCTCGCCATGTACTGGGTGGCCGGCATCGCCAAGAACGGCGTCGTGGGCTTCCTGGGTCACCACTGGTTCGCGAAGCCCGCCGTCCTGTTCCCGCTGCGCATGCTTGAGGACATCACCCGTCCTGTTTCGCTCGCGCTGCGACTGTTCGCGAACATCCTGGCCGGCCACATCGTTGGCACGGTGCTCCTCGGGATGGCGCTGGTCGGCGCTGCCGCCCTGCTGCCCCTCGAGATGTTCGTCGGGGCCATCCAGGCCTTCATCTTCGCGACCCTCTCCGCCTCCTACATCGGCGGGGCCGTCCAAGAGCATCACTAG
- the atpG gene encoding ATP synthase F1 subunit gamma, protein MPLNAKEIRRRIKGFASTRQITKAMEMVAAAKVRRAQARVTAARPYAEGIKGMFAAVTAQVTPADLESKLLVRRDIKKVAVVVVTSDKGLSGAYNSNVLRAAVNRLREWREQGVEPKLIIVGTKGVNFFKHSNFEVQSRYTNLPQLPTFTEATVICEEITKLYAEEAVDKVELVYTQFHTMLRYTPEVLDLLPATLPETGALKPQTDYIFEPSAQAMIEDLIPKYLETVVFQSLLESVTSQLASQMAAMSAATKNAGEMIDQLTIVLNKARQGAITQEILEVVGGAEALNA, encoded by the coding sequence ATGCCGCTTAACGCAAAAGAAATCCGGCGGCGGATCAAGGGCTTCGCGAGCACCCGGCAGATCACCAAGGCCATGGAGATGGTCGCGGCGGCCAAGGTCCGCCGCGCCCAGGCCCGGGTCACCGCGGCCCGCCCCTACGCCGAGGGCATCAAGGGGATGTTCGCGGCGGTGACCGCCCAGGTCACCCCCGCGGACCTCGAGTCCAAGCTGCTGGTGCGCCGCGACATCAAGAAGGTCGCCGTGGTCGTCGTGACCTCGGACAAGGGCCTTTCCGGCGCCTACAACTCGAACGTGCTGCGCGCGGCGGTCAATCGCCTGCGCGAGTGGCGCGAGCAAGGGGTCGAGCCCAAGCTGATCATCGTCGGCACCAAGGGCGTCAACTTCTTCAAGCACTCGAACTTCGAGGTGCAGTCGCGCTACACCAACCTTCCGCAGTTGCCGACCTTCACCGAGGCCACGGTCATCTGCGAGGAGATCACCAAGCTCTACGCCGAAGAGGCCGTGGACAAGGTGGAGCTCGTCTACACGCAGTTCCACACCATGCTCCGCTACACCCCCGAGGTCCTGGACCTGCTGCCCGCGACCCTGCCCGAAACCGGCGCGCTCAAGCCTCAGACCGACTACATCTTCGAGCCCTCCGCCCAGGCCATGATCGAGGACTTGATTCCCAAGTACCTCGAGACCGTGGTCTTCCAGTCCCTGCTTGAGAGCGTCACGTCTCAGCTGGCGAGCCAGATGGCCGCCATGAGCGCCGCCACCAAGAATGCCGGCGAGATGATCGATCAGCTGACGATCGTCCTCAACAAGGCGCGCCAGGGCGCGATCACCCAGGAGATCCTCGAGGTCGTCGGCGGCGCCGAGGCGTTGAACGCATAA
- a CDS encoding 5'-nucleotidase C-terminal domain-containing protein, whose protein sequence is MNTHKRKLAASFGAALLLLGQGFAVQAAPQSVELTLLGTTDVHGHVYPTTYYSDKDEALGLAKVYTLIKQYRARNPHTLLVDSGDMLQGSPLPYVQAKVQNDRGPNPMIQAMNAMKYDVFGVGNHEFNFGVPHLKQAEKEAQFPFISCNIYHAGTEKTLFTPYVIKEVAGVKVGVIGFTPPGIVLWDKDNIKGTLEARDLVASAKRWVPEIKAKGADLILAIPHAGLGGTYVPPYTGYSPSSGLPPENVAMDLAREVPGIDVIFAGHSHQDVPSETVNGVAIAQASLWGRRLVVGDVKLVKEDGHWKVVSKRTNTLGVDGVTPDPDVMTATKVAHDATVKYVHSPIAKTDAEWSAKESVVKDTPILDLINEVQRKATGAQLASAASFNLEAVLAKGDITIADIAGLYPYENNMVAIKLNGKTLKKYLEFAARYYEAFDGGPVKINPEVRTYNYDMVSGVDYKIDLSKPIGSRIVGLSHQGKPVTDEQEFTMALNSYRHSGGGGYEMLKDCPVVYDRQESIRELIIDYLKAKKTIQPKDVFKPNWELLPASAAKLP, encoded by the coding sequence TTGAACACTCATAAGCGCAAGTTGGCGGCATCGTTCGGCGCGGCTCTGCTCCTCCTGGGGCAGGGCTTCGCCGTTCAGGCCGCTCCCCAGTCGGTCGAGCTGACCCTGCTGGGCACCACCGACGTGCACGGCCACGTCTACCCCACGACCTACTACAGCGACAAGGACGAGGCCCTCGGTCTCGCCAAGGTCTACACCCTCATCAAGCAGTACCGCGCCAGGAACCCCCACACCCTGCTGGTGGACTCGGGCGACATGCTTCAGGGCTCGCCCTTGCCCTACGTCCAGGCCAAGGTCCAAAACGACCGCGGCCCCAACCCCATGATCCAGGCGATGAACGCCATGAAGTACGACGTCTTCGGCGTCGGGAACCACGAGTTCAACTTCGGGGTCCCCCACCTCAAGCAGGCCGAGAAGGAGGCGCAGTTCCCCTTCATCAGCTGCAACATCTATCACGCCGGCACCGAGAAGACCCTCTTCACCCCCTACGTGATCAAGGAGGTGGCCGGGGTCAAGGTCGGGGTGATCGGCTTCACCCCCCCCGGCATCGTGCTGTGGGACAAGGACAACATCAAGGGCACCCTCGAGGCCCGCGACCTCGTCGCGTCGGCCAAGCGCTGGGTCCCCGAGATCAAGGCCAAGGGCGCGGACCTCATCCTCGCCATCCCGCACGCGGGCCTCGGCGGTACGTACGTGCCGCCCTACACGGGCTACTCCCCCTCCTCGGGCCTGCCGCCCGAGAACGTGGCCATGGACCTGGCCCGAGAGGTGCCCGGCATCGACGTCATCTTCGCCGGTCACTCGCACCAGGACGTGCCCAGCGAGACCGTCAACGGCGTCGCCATCGCGCAGGCCTCCCTCTGGGGCCGCCGCCTGGTCGTCGGCGACGTGAAGCTCGTCAAGGAAGATGGCCACTGGAAGGTCGTCTCGAAGCGCACCAACACCCTCGGGGTGGACGGCGTGACCCCCGACCCTGACGTCATGACGGCCACCAAGGTCGCCCACGACGCCACCGTCAAGTACGTTCACTCGCCGATCGCCAAGACCGACGCCGAGTGGTCGGCCAAGGAGAGCGTCGTCAAGGACACGCCGATCCTGGACCTCATCAACGAGGTGCAGCGCAAGGCGACCGGCGCTCAGCTCGCCTCGGCGGCCTCCTTCAACCTGGAGGCGGTGCTCGCCAAGGGTGACATCACCATCGCGGACATCGCGGGGCTCTACCCCTACGAGAACAACATGGTGGCCATCAAGCTGAACGGCAAGACGCTGAAGAAGTACCTGGAGTTCGCGGCCCGCTACTACGAGGCCTTCGACGGCGGCCCAGTCAAGATCAACCCCGAGGTCCGCACCTACAACTACGACATGGTGTCGGGCGTGGACTACAAGATCGACCTCAGCAAGCCGATCGGCAGCCGCATCGTCGGCCTGTCCCACCAGGGCAAGCCGGTCACTGATGAGCAGGAGTTCACCATGGCCCTCAACTCCTACCGCCACAGCGGAGGCGGGGGCTACGAGATGCTCAAGGATTGCCCCGTCGTCTACGATCGCCAGGAGAGCATCCGCGAGCTGATCATCGACTACCTCAAGGCCAAGAAGACCATCCAGCCCAAAGACGTCTTCAAGCCCAACTGGGAGCTGCTGCCGGCCTCGGCCGCGAAGCTCCCCTAA
- the xerD gene encoding site-specific tyrosine recombinase XerD — protein sequence MHQNVSEFIDFLSVERGLSEHTLSAYHNDLRQYMDFLRAHGIDGWSQTTRMTITGFTKELRERGLASSSIARKIAALKSFYQFLVREHLIERDPSIEVERPKTARYLPKVLNQSEITRLVEQPADLRDRAILELLYAGGLRVSELTRVNVQDVNLTTGYVRCFGKGSKERLVPINQAAIKALGDYMEDVRPKLKGRGQERALFLNYAGRRLTRQGIWKVVKEAAHGAGITKEITPHTLRHSFATHLIENGADLRSVQEMLGHADISTTQLYTHISKRRMKEVYNAAHRRVSAN from the coding sequence ATGCACCAGAACGTCTCGGAGTTCATCGACTTCCTGTCGGTCGAACGGGGTCTCTCGGAGCACACGCTCTCTGCCTACCACAACGACCTGCGCCAGTACATGGACTTCCTCAGGGCACACGGCATCGACGGCTGGAGCCAGACCACCCGCATGACCATCACGGGCTTCACCAAGGAGCTGCGCGAGCGGGGCCTCGCCTCGAGCTCCATCGCCCGCAAGATCGCGGCCCTCAAGAGCTTCTACCAGTTCCTGGTGCGCGAGCACCTGATCGAGCGCGACCCCAGCATCGAGGTCGAGCGCCCCAAGACCGCCCGCTACCTTCCCAAGGTCCTCAACCAGAGCGAGATCACCCGCCTGGTCGAGCAGCCCGCCGACCTGCGCGATCGCGCCATCCTCGAGCTGCTGTACGCCGGCGGCCTGCGCGTCAGCGAGCTGACCCGGGTCAACGTGCAGGACGTGAACCTGACGACCGGCTACGTCCGGTGCTTCGGCAAGGGCTCCAAGGAGCGCCTGGTGCCCATCAACCAGGCCGCCATCAAGGCGCTGGGCGACTACATGGAGGACGTGCGGCCCAAGCTGAAGGGCCGCGGCCAGGAGCGCGCGCTGTTCCTCAACTACGCCGGGCGCCGCCTGACCCGCCAGGGCATCTGGAAGGTGGTCAAGGAGGCCGCCCACGGCGCCGGGATCACCAAGGAGATCACCCCGCACACCCTGCGGCACTCCTTCGCGACCCACCTGATCGAGAACGGGGCGGACCTGCGCTCGGTGCAGGAGATGCTCGGCCACGCCGACATCTCGACCACCCAGCTCTACACCCACATCTCGAAGCGCCGGATGAAGGAAGTCTACAACGCCGCCCACCGCCGGGTGTCAGCCAACTAA
- the flhB gene encoding flagellar biosynthesis protein FlhB, with amino-acid sequence MLQVTRRPDQPRALRQVTLTCAEERGWGCVSDEKTESATDHKRQEARKSGNILKSQDVIVGILLFGLAYSINFAGQNAFKYLYGFFVETYEQIPHFTDYDLKGILGFLLKACLIILICSAPLAAIAFFLTWIGNLLQVGVLLTLKPLNPTEGFKKLNPIKGVKNMFSMKKVIELVKSILKIIIIGWMAYGVIKDALGHILLTSGMAVPASMALLGSLILTIVQKVAMAMIALMILDYGLQKWQYEKSLKMSKQEQKDEYKKLEGDPHVKGRIRQKQMEMAMNAGRGSVSEADVVITNPTHYAVAIEYKPKKGQKAPMVLAKGKNAYALEIRRIAEENFILIVEDPPLARMLYAQVEVEQPIPPELFQAVAKIIALLYKGRRRPQAQQPVLTEIPSMAPPLEVLEQRETPSDPNPPNPAPPGGGE; translated from the coding sequence GTGTTGCAAGTCACGCGAAGGCCTGACCAGCCGCGGGCGCTGCGGCAAGTCACGCTCACATGCGCCGAGGAGAGGGGGTGGGGCTGCGTGTCGGACGAAAAAACAGAATCAGCCACAGACCATAAACGCCAGGAAGCGCGCAAATCGGGCAACATCCTCAAGAGCCAGGACGTGATCGTCGGCATCCTCCTGTTCGGCCTCGCCTACAGCATCAACTTCGCCGGCCAGAACGCCTTCAAGTACCTCTACGGCTTCTTCGTCGAGACCTACGAGCAGATCCCCCACTTCACCGACTACGACCTCAAGGGAATCCTGGGCTTCCTGCTCAAGGCCTGCCTCATCATCCTCATCTGCAGCGCGCCGCTGGCCGCGATCGCCTTCTTCCTGACCTGGATCGGCAACTTGCTACAAGTGGGCGTGCTTTTGACCCTCAAGCCCCTCAACCCCACCGAGGGCTTCAAGAAGCTCAACCCGATCAAGGGCGTCAAGAACATGTTCTCGATGAAGAAGGTCATCGAGCTGGTCAAGAGCATCCTCAAGATCATCATCATCGGCTGGATGGCCTACGGGGTCATCAAGGACGCCCTGGGCCACATCCTGTTGACCTCGGGGATGGCGGTGCCCGCCTCCATGGCCCTCCTGGGCTCCTTGATCCTGACCATCGTCCAGAAGGTCGCCATGGCCATGATCGCCCTGATGATCCTGGACTACGGCCTCCAGAAGTGGCAGTACGAGAAGTCCCTCAAGATGTCCAAGCAGGAGCAGAAGGACGAGTACAAGAAGCTGGAGGGCGACCCGCACGTGAAGGGCCGCATCCGCCAGAAGCAGATGGAGATGGCCATGAACGCCGGGCGCGGCTCGGTGTCCGAGGCGGACGTGGTGATCACCAACCCCACCCACTACGCCGTGGCCATCGAGTACAAGCCGAAGAAGGGCCAGAAGGCCCCCATGGTGCTCGCCAAGGGCAAGAACGCCTACGCCCTCGAGATCCGCCGGATCGCCGAGGAGAACTTCATCCTGATCGTGGAGGATCCCCCCCTGGCGCGCATGCTCTACGCCCAGGTCGAGGTGGAGCAGCCGATCCCGCCCGAGCTGTTCCAGGCGGTGGCCAAGATCATCGCGCTGCTGTACAAGGGGCGCCGCCGGCCGCAGGCTCAGCAGCCGGTGCTCACCGAGATCCCGAGCATGGCGCCGCCGCTGGAGGTGCTGGAGCAGAGGGAGACTCCGAGCGATCCAAATCCCCCCAACCCCGCCCCACCGGGGGGCGGGGAGTAG
- a CDS encoding AtpZ/AtpI family protein: protein MKGIEAAYGFAGALLGGTALGYFVDRWFGVAPWGLLAGAVLGFATGLYALYVALMRQDGK, encoded by the coding sequence TTGAAAGGGATCGAGGCCGCCTACGGCTTTGCCGGCGCCCTTCTTGGGGGCACCGCGCTCGGGTACTTCGTTGACCGCTGGTTTGGCGTGGCCCCCTGGGGCCTGCTCGCGGGGGCGGTGCTCGGGTTCGCGACCGGTCTCTACGCGCTGTACGTGGCCCTCATGCGGCAGGACGGAAAATGA
- the atpD gene encoding F0F1 ATP synthase subunit beta yields MTATATKGNLGEVTQVIGPVIDVFFADHLPSIYNALSIEGTTDSGVKISLVAEVQQHLGDNRVRAVAMSTTDGLTRGMKVLDTGAPITVPVGDLTKGRIFNVLGQPVDEKPSPEGAPMWSIHRPAPKLVDMEVTPVVLETGIKVVDLLAPYLKGGKIGLFGGAGVGKTVIIQELINNIAKFHSGVSVFGGVGERTREGNDLYHEMTDSGVIKNTCLVYGQMNEPPGARMRVGLTALTMAEYFRDEQKQDVLLFIDNIFRFTQAGSEVSALLGRMPSAVGYQPTLATEMGGLQERIASTKDGSITSIQAIYVPADDYTDPAPATAFLHLDATTNLSRALTEIGIYPAVDPLASTSRALDPGVVGEEHYAVAREVQRILQKYKELQDIIAILGMEELSAEDKITVARARRLQRFLSQPFFVAEVFTGSPGKYVKLADTIRSFKEVCEGKHDDLPEQAFYMVGSIEEAVEKAKQLQAKG; encoded by the coding sequence ATGACTGCTACGGCAACGAAAGGCAACCTGGGCGAAGTGACCCAGGTCATCGGCCCCGTGATCGACGTCTTCTTCGCCGATCACCTGCCTTCCATCTACAACGCCTTGAGCATCGAAGGCACCACCGACTCGGGCGTCAAGATCAGCCTGGTGGCTGAGGTCCAGCAGCACCTGGGCGACAACCGCGTCCGCGCGGTCGCCATGAGCACGACCGACGGCCTCACCCGCGGGATGAAGGTCCTGGACACCGGCGCCCCCATCACGGTGCCCGTCGGCGACCTGACCAAGGGCCGCATCTTCAACGTCCTCGGCCAGCCCGTCGACGAGAAGCCCTCCCCCGAGGGTGCTCCCATGTGGTCCATCCACCGTCCGGCTCCCAAGCTGGTCGACATGGAAGTGACCCCCGTGGTCCTCGAGACCGGCATCAAGGTCGTCGACCTGCTCGCCCCCTACCTCAAGGGCGGCAAGATCGGCCTGTTCGGCGGCGCCGGGGTCGGCAAGACCGTCATCATCCAGGAGCTGATCAACAACATCGCCAAGTTCCACTCGGGCGTGTCGGTGTTCGGCGGCGTGGGCGAGCGCACCCGCGAGGGCAACGACCTCTACCACGAAATGACGGACTCGGGCGTCATCAAGAACACCTGCCTGGTCTACGGTCAGATGAACGAGCCGCCCGGTGCGCGTATGCGCGTCGGCCTGACGGCGCTGACCATGGCCGAGTACTTCCGCGACGAGCAGAAGCAGGACGTGCTGCTGTTCATCGACAACATCTTCCGCTTCACCCAGGCGGGCTCGGAAGTGTCGGCGCTCCTGGGCCGCATGCCCTCGGCGGTCGGCTACCAGCCCACCCTCGCCACCGAGATGGGCGGCCTCCAGGAGCGCATCGCTTCGACCAAGGACGGCTCGATCACCTCGATCCAGGCGATCTACGTGCCCGCTGACGACTACACCGACCCGGCTCCGGCCACCGCGTTCCTTCACCTGGACGCGACCACCAACCTGAGCCGCGCGCTCACCGAGATCGGCATCTACCCCGCGGTGGATCCGCTGGCCTCGACCTCGCGCGCCCTCGATCCCGGCGTCGTCGGCGAGGAGCACTATGCCGTCGCTCGCGAAGTCCAGCGCATCCTCCAGAAGTACAAGGAGCTGCAGGACATCATCGCGATCCTCGGCATGGAAGAGCTCTCGGCCGAGGACAAGATCACGGTCGCCCGTGCCCGCCGCCTCCAGCGCTTCCTCTCGCAGCCCTTCTTCGTCGCGGAAGTCTTCACCGGCTCCCCCGGCAAGTACGTCAAGCTCGCGGACACCATCCGCAGCTTCAAGGAAGTCTGCGAAGGCAAGCACGACGACCTTCCCGAGCAGGCTTTCTACATGGTCGGCTCCATCGAGGAAGCCGTCGAGAAGGCCAAGCAGCTTCAGGCGAAGGGCTAA
- the atpA gene encoding F0F1 ATP synthase subunit alpha — protein MIGIRHDEITAVLRQQIEKYQTEMTVTNTGTVLAVGDGIARVHGLEKAMAGELLDFGNDVMGMVFNLEEDNVGAVVLGDYKKIKEGDVVKATGRIASVPVGEALLGRVVNAIGLPIDGKGPIQTDKYRPVEGQAPGIIARKSVHEPMQTGIMGVDAMIPVGRGQRELIIGDRQTGKTAIALDTIINQKGKDVICVYVAVGQKASTVARVVKALEDADAMSYSIVVAATAEEVATLQYLAPFAGAAMGEEFMYNGKHVLIVYDDLTKQAWAYREMSLLLRRPPGREAYPGDVFYLHSRLLERGAKLSDAMGAGSMTALPIIETQAGDVSAYIPTNVISITDGQIFLESDLFNAGFRPAVNVGISVSRVGGSAQTKAMKSVAGKIKGELAQYRELAAFAQFASDLDKVTLAQLSRGQRLMEIMKQPQYSPYSVGQQVMVIYMGTAGLLDDVEVKDVLRFKNEFLAYAKNNLGAMLDEISTKGQFTDDQKKQIEEAVKTFKSTLFAVNK, from the coding sequence ATGATTGGCATTCGTCACGATGAGATCACCGCCGTCCTGCGGCAGCAGATTGAGAAATACCAGACCGAGATGACGGTCACCAACACCGGGACCGTCCTCGCAGTGGGCGACGGCATCGCCCGCGTCCACGGTCTCGAGAAGGCCATGGCCGGCGAGCTTCTCGACTTCGGCAACGACGTCATGGGCATGGTCTTCAACCTGGAAGAAGACAACGTGGGCGCCGTCGTTCTCGGCGACTACAAGAAGATCAAGGAAGGCGACGTCGTCAAGGCCACCGGCCGCATCGCCTCGGTGCCCGTCGGCGAGGCCCTTCTCGGTCGCGTCGTCAACGCCATCGGCCTGCCGATCGACGGCAAGGGCCCCATCCAGACCGACAAGTACCGCCCGGTCGAAGGCCAGGCCCCCGGCATCATCGCCCGCAAGTCGGTCCACGAGCCGATGCAGACCGGCATCATGGGCGTCGACGCGATGATCCCCGTCGGCCGCGGCCAGCGCGAGCTGATCATCGGCGACCGCCAGACCGGCAAGACGGCGATCGCCCTCGACACGATCATCAACCAGAAGGGCAAGGACGTCATCTGCGTCTACGTCGCGGTCGGCCAGAAGGCCTCGACCGTGGCCCGCGTCGTCAAGGCCCTCGAGGACGCCGACGCGATGAGCTACTCGATCGTCGTCGCCGCCACCGCCGAAGAGGTCGCCACCCTCCAGTACCTCGCCCCCTTCGCGGGTGCGGCGATGGGCGAGGAGTTCATGTACAACGGCAAGCACGTCTTGATCGTGTACGACGACCTCACCAAGCAGGCCTGGGCCTACCGCGAGATGTCGCTGCTGCTCCGCCGTCCGCCCGGCCGCGAAGCCTACCCCGGCGACGTGTTCTACCTCCACAGCCGTCTCTTGGAGCGCGGCGCGAAGCTGTCGGACGCCATGGGCGCCGGCTCCATGACCGCCCTGCCCATCATCGAGACCCAGGCGGGCGACGTGTCGGCCTACATCCCGACCAACGTCATCTCGATCACCGACGGCCAGATCTTCCTCGAGTCCGACCTCTTCAACGCCGGCTTCCGCCCCGCGGTCAACGTCGGCATCTCGGTCAGCCGCGTCGGCGGCTCGGCCCAGACCAAGGCCATGAAGTCGGTCGCCGGCAAGATCAAGGGCGAGCTCGCCCAGTACCGCGAGCTGGCGGCCTTCGCGCAGTTCGCCTCGGACCTGGACAAGGTCACCCTGGCCCAGCTGTCGCGCGGCCAGCGCCTCATGGAGATCATGAAGCAGCCCCAGTACAGCCCGTACTCGGTCGGCCAGCAGGTCATGGTCATCTACATGGGCACCGCCGGCCTCTTGGACGACGTCGAGGTCAAGGACGTCCTGCGCTTCAAGAACGAGTTTTTGGCCTACGCCAAGAACAACCTCGGCGCGATGCTCGACGAGATCAGCACCAAGGGCCAGTTCACCGACGACCAGAAGAAGCAGATCGAGGAGGCCGTCAAGACCTTCAAGTCGACCCTGTTCGCCGTCAACAAGTAG
- a CDS encoding ATP synthase F0 subunit B, with protein sequence MILQIIFSVVNFLLIAFLLYKFGGPKVSELLRAKHEENRRALEAAETAQAEAAKELASYRDRLANVDAELAEIVSKAKQVATQAAGDIHQTTEADALRLKQHSEAEIAREKANAQLAIRQEIMRQAVAAAEAEMRRSMNAATQRKLVATFIEKVGDGSCAIKL encoded by the coding sequence GTGATCCTGCAAATCATCTTTTCCGTCGTCAACTTCCTGCTGATCGCCTTCTTGCTGTACAAGTTCGGCGGTCCCAAGGTCTCCGAGCTCCTGCGCGCCAAGCACGAGGAGAATCGCCGCGCCCTCGAGGCCGCCGAGACCGCCCAGGCCGAGGCCGCCAAGGAGCTTGCGAGCTACCGCGATCGCCTCGCCAACGTGGACGCCGAGCTCGCCGAGATCGTCAGCAAGGCCAAGCAGGTGGCCACCCAGGCCGCCGGCGACATCCACCAGACCACCGAGGCCGACGCGCTTCGGCTCAAGCAGCACTCCGAGGCCGAGATCGCCCGCGAGAAGGCCAACGCCCAGCTCGCCATCCGCCAGGAGATCATGCGCCAGGCCGTCGCTGCCGCCGAGGCCGAGATGCGCCGCAGCATGAACGCCGCGACCCAGCGCAAGCTGGTGGCGACCTTCATTGAGAAAGTGGGAGACGGTTCATGCGCAATCAAGCTGTAG
- the atpE gene encoding ATP synthase F0 subunit C: MAIDPTTVTAMASLGGFAALGAGFAIGVGMFGPALGEGNLFGKTIEGIARNPEAQGRLQGTMFITFALLEVLALFAFVISIMLVTQIATPMATQLLEIAKTSM, translated from the coding sequence ATGGCTATTGATCCTACGACCGTCACCGCGATGGCTTCGCTCGGCGGCTTCGCTGCCCTCGGCGCCGGCTTCGCTATCGGCGTCGGCATGTTCGGTCCCGCGCTCGGCGAAGGCAACCTCTTCGGCAAGACGATCGAAGGCATCGCCCGCAACCCCGAGGCCCAGGGCCGCCTCCAGGGCACCATGTTCATCACCTTCGCCCTGCTCGAAGTTCTCGCGCTGTTCGCGTTCGTCATCTCGATCATGCTCGTGACCCAGATCGCGACCCCGATGGCCACCCAGCTCCTCGAGATCGCCAAGACCTCGATGTAA
- a CDS encoding F0F1 ATP synthase subunit epsilon — protein MPFKLEVISPDRVVFAEDVDFIAVRGVEGELGILPSHTPLFTRLNMDLMTVHQGEKREVVAVMGGFLDVQPEKVTILTDAAERASEIDAIRARQAKERAEVQAAKVKDMVAEAALHRAVIRLKAVDILGGARVMR, from the coding sequence ATGCCCTTCAAGCTCGAAGTCATCTCGCCCGATCGGGTGGTCTTCGCCGAGGACGTCGACTTCATCGCGGTGCGCGGCGTCGAGGGGGAGCTGGGTATCCTGCCCAGCCACACCCCCCTCTTCACCCGCCTGAACATGGACCTCATGACGGTCCACCAGGGCGAAAAGCGCGAAGTGGTGGCGGTGATGGGCGGCTTCTTGGACGTCCAGCCCGAGAAGGTCACCATCCTCACGGACGCCGCCGAGCGCGCCTCCGAGATCGACGCCATCCGGGCCCGCCAGGCCAAGGAGCGCGCCGAGGTCCAGGCCGCCAAGGTCAAGGACATGGTGGCGGAGGCCGCCCTCCATCGCGCCGTCATCCGCCTGAAGGCCGTCGACATCCTCGGCGGCGCCAGGGTGATGCGCTAG